In Mercurialis annua linkage group LG5, ddMerAnnu1.2, whole genome shotgun sequence, a single genomic region encodes these proteins:
- the LOC126680985 gene encoding auxin-responsive protein IAA27-like yields the protein MHKQKTSSSYQSLKNTPKLLLSVTNNHFHILLHTKLFVQLFQIIFAKLMSSIPKEHDYIGLSETTSMENISACLNLKETELRLGLPGSQSPDRKPLSLSNGVSLFGKDIETNCPLKNLVSGAKRGFSDAIITDGSCKNWVFSGSNGSNVELNSGNNNGSTTHKSSADGGGGGGVIVQSSKPISEKNSNENCSAPAAKARVVGWPPIRSFRKNTMVSNVTKDTEDAEGKSGSGCLYVKVSMDGAPYLRKVDLNTYSNYTELSSGLEKMFSCFTIGQCGSHGLRGQDGLNESCLKDLLHGAEYVLTYEDKDNDWMLVGDVPWEMFTDTCRRLRIMKSSDAIGLAPRAMEKCKSRN from the exons ATGCATAAACAAAAAACCAGTTCTTCTTATCAGAGCTTAAAAAACACTCCCAAACTGCTTCTCTCTGTAACTAACAACCATTTTCATATTCTTCTTCATACTAAGCTCTTTGTTCaactttttcaaattatttttgcaAAGTTAATGTCTTCTATACCAAAGGAACATGATTACATAGGCTTATCAGAGACCACTTCCATGGAGAATATCTCTGCCTGTCTGAACTTGAAGGAAACTGAGTTACGCCTTGGTTTGCCTGGTTCTCAATCTCCTGATAGAAAGCCATTGTCTTTGTCCAATGGGGTTTCTCTTTTTGGCAAAGATATTGAGACCAACTGCCCATTGAAGAACTTGGTTTCTGGTGCTAAAAGAGGCTTCTCTGATGCCATTATTACTGATGGGTCTTGTAAGAATTGGGTGTTTTCCGGTAGTAATGGATCTAATGTTGAGCTGAATAGTGGTAATAATAATGGTAGTACCACCCACAAATCTTCTGctgatggtggtggtggtggtggtgtgATTGTTCAGTCTTCTAAGCCAATTTCTGAGAAGAACAGTAATGAAAACTGTAGTGCTCCTGCTGCAAA GGCACGAGTAGTGGGATGGCCGCCTATTCGTTCATTTCGAAAGAATACCATGGTATCGAATGTTACAAAAGATACTGAAGATGCTGAAGGAAAATCAGGATCCGGCTGCCTCTACGTAAAGGTTAGCATGGACGGTGCTCCGTACCTCAGGAAGGTTGATCTCAATACCTACAGCAACTATACAGAACTCTCGTCCGGACTCGAGAAAATGTTCAGTTGTTTTACAATCG GGCAATGCGGATCTCATGGTCTTCGAGGGCAAGATGGCCTTAACGAGTCTTGTTTAAAGGACCTTCTCCATGGTGCTGAATATGTTCTCACGTATGAAGATAAGGATAATGATTGGATGCTCGTTGGTGATGTACCGTGGGA GATGTTTACCGACACTTGCAGGAGACTGAGGATCATGAAAAGTTCCGATGCAATAGGACTCG CTCCAAGGGCCATGGAGAAATGCAAGAGTCGTAATTAG